Proteins encoded by one window of Cloeon dipterum chromosome 2, ieCloDipt1.1, whole genome shotgun sequence:
- the LOC135936583 gene encoding uncharacterized protein LOC135936583 produces the protein MPFFGYDDYWHDFASGRRKIFETGEKYEGDPDHMKWTDVVSQYQRKPEAPNVVSETKDGEIYLARLKHEGQLLPGYMRNSIAYFAYKGKVIKRCKGHELLYDGQVQWYVPHRLDEKRAVVVGHDEDENPLFFGSFVVNGIELYGEVRKGVCNIVADTGEGEEMILSEPERYGILGLKKTYPA, from the exons ATGCCTTTTTTCGGTTATGATGATTACTGGCATGATTTCGCCTCAGGCAGGAGGAAGATTTTCGAGACAG GAGAGAAATACGAGGGTGACCCTGACCACATGAAATGGACCGATGTGGTTTCCCAGTACCAACGCAAACCCGAAGCACCGAATGTGGTATCCGAGACCAAAGACGGAGAGATTTATCTTGCCCGGCTCAAGCACGAGGGCCAACTGCTTCCTGGCTACATGAGGAATAGCATTGCCTATTTTGCCTACAAGGGAAAGGTTATCAAGAGGTGCAAAGGTCACGAATTGCTCTACGATGGGCAGGTCCAGTGGTACGTGCCCCATCGCCTGGACGAGAAACGTGCCGTCGTTGTTGGACATGACGAAGACGAAAATCCACTTTTCTTTGGCAGCTTTGTTGTAAACGGAATCGAACTCTACGGAGAG GTTCGCAAAGGAGTGTGCAACATTGTTGCAGATACTGGTGAAGGCGAGGAGATGATTTTGTCCGAACCGGAGCGCTACGGCATTCTCGGCTTGAAAAAAACATATCCAGCATAA
- the LOC135936481 gene encoding uncharacterized protein LOC135936481, which yields MPFFGYDDYWHDFASGRRKIFETGDKYKDDRDNMKWISLIYHYQRKPEAPNVVSESKGEKTYLARLKYKGQLLPGYMRNGIAYFAYEGQVIKRCKGYELLYDGHVQWYVPHRLDETRAVVVGHDEDENPLFVGSFVVNGIELFGEVRKGVCNIVADTGEGEEVILSEPERYGILGLKKTYPA from the exons ATGCCTTTTTTCGGTTATGATGATTACTGGCATGATTTCGCATCAGGCAGGAGGAAGATTTTCGAGACAG GAGATAAATACAAGGATGACCGTGATAACATGAAATGGATCTCGCTCATCTACCACTACCAACGCAAACCCGAAGCACCGAATGTGGTATCGGAGAGCAAAGGCGAAAAGACTTATCTTGCCAGGCTCAAGTACAAGGGCCAACTGCTGCCTGGCTACATGAGGAATGGCATTGCCTATTTTGCCTACGAGGGACAGGTTATCAAGAGGTGCAAAGGTTACGAATTGCTCTACGATGGGCACGTCCAGTGGTACGTGCCCCATCGCCTGGACGAGACACGTGCCGTCGTTGTTGGACACGACGAAGACGAAAATCCACTTTTCGTCGGCAGCTTCGTCGTAAACGGAATCGAACTCTTCGGAGAG GTTCGCAAAGGAGTGTGCAACATTGTTGCAGATACTGGTGAAGGCGAGGAGGTCATTTTGTCCGAACCGGAGCGCTACGGCATTCTCGGCTTGAAAAAAACATATCCAGCATAA
- the LOC135937696 gene encoding uncharacterized protein LOC135937696 — MDHFPVEVLEQVFNKIRCVDLFPIARVSENWTNAIEGIVKRRIFKSDVRKGKAEILDLADCHFIIKKANSNVLPRARRKNIQRKELAKSVRRMLSPFVTSTTSPTRCGKRHQCLRFSIDKLCVSSEILDSLQFCWFSQHFS; from the exons ATGGATCATTTTCCTGTAGAAGTATTAGAGCAggttttcaacaaaataaggTGCGTGGATCTGTTTCCTATCGCGCGTGTGAGTGAAAATTGGACGAATGCAATCGAGGGCATTGTTAAACGTCGGATTTTCAAGTCAGACGTGAGGAAGGGCAAGGCGGAAATCCTGGACTTGGCTGACTGCCATTTTATCATCAAGAAGGCCAACTCGAACGTTCTTCCGAGAGCGAGGAGGAAAAACATCCAGAGAAAGGAACTCGCAAAATCTGTCAGGCGAATGCTta GCCCATTCGTGACCAGCACAACCTCTCCGACGCGTTGCGGCAAGAGGCACCAATGTCTGAGATTCAGTATCGACAAGTTGTGCGTGAGCTCCGAAATCCTGGATAGCCTTCAGTTTTGC TGGTTCTCACAGCATTTTTCGTGA
- the LOC135936206 gene encoding uncharacterized protein LOC135936206: MSHKFWPYWHSHKEMDRSRSTQDLVRCSSNNYFAPYVVGLLNKSSCYIHPGYVHRNLGTASFGTGYFVQENNQPVYELREYYFLVGGDVSFRPFMQVAENLRFKVGCTKQNRPIYIGTMAINGQELSGPVIDGTCFTNYNGAVYFDKYNYKILALNEG; this comes from the exons ATGTCTCATAAATTTTGGCCTTACTGGCACTCGCATAAAGAGATGGATCGAAGCCGTTCCACGCAAGACCTGGTGCGCTGCTCCTCGAACAACTACTTCGCACCCTATGTAGTGGGGTTGCTCAACAAATCCAGCTGCTACATTCATCCTGGCTATGTCCACCGCAACCTGG GAACGGCGTCATTCGGTACTGGTTACTTTGTGCAGGAAAACAACCAGCCGGTGTACGAACTCAGAGAATATTACTTCCTCGTGGGCGGCGACGTTTCCTTTCGCCCGTTCATGCAAGTTGCGGAAAATCTGCGGTTCAAAGTTGGCTGTACCAAACAAAATAGACCCATTTACATCGGCACTATGGCCATCAATGGCCAGGAACTGAGCGGACCG GTGATAGATGGAACCTGCTTCACTAATTACAATGGAGCAGtctattttgataaatacaaCTACAAGATCTTGGCCTTGAATGAAGGATGA
- the LOC135936465 gene encoding uncharacterized protein LOC135936465, translated as MELTNWFSFDGFQKYKTKSVFPKNLVHGGLEVDGHPIYVARTNHEGNVLPGYSYKGVGYFVFEKDVVVKPLDKCDLLYGDNIKFKSRNEVSFFHPHTTFVQAGHTVLREPLFVGSFSINGTFYCGQLMRNGVCAIAYDGLVYLNDTPPYILTFNWPTTAIIK; from the exons ATGGAGCTGACGAACTGGTTCTCGTTCGACGGATTCCAGAAGTACAAGACCAAGTCCGTGTTTCCCAAGAATTTGGTGCACGGCGGCCTCGAGGTAGACGGCCACCCGATTTACGTCGCCAGGACCAACCACGAGGGCAACGTGCTGCCAGGGTACTCGTACAAAGGGGTCGGCTACTTCGTGTTCGAGAAGGACGTGGTGGTCAAGCCTTTGGACAAGTGCGACCTGCTCTACGGGGACAACATCAAGTTCAAGTCACGCAACGAGGTGTCCTTTTTCCACCCTCACACGACCTTCGTCCAGGCGGGACACACCGTCCTAAGGGAACCCCTTTTCGTCGGATCTTTCAGTATCAACGGAACCTTCTACTGCGGACAG TTGATGCGCAACGGAGTTTGTGCCATCGCTTACGACGGGTTAGTTTACCTCAACGACACGCCGCCTTACATTCTCACGTTCAACTGGCCGACTACAGCcattattaaatag